A segment of the Campylobacter concisus genome:
GACGATAAGGTCTTTATAATCTCCCGTGTAAAATATCAAATTCGATCTAAGCGCTTTATCCGTATAGCGAAGCCCGGCCTCGTAGGTAACGCCTTTTTCGATATTTAGATCAGGGTTTGGCAGATACGCCTCGCTGCCTGAAAACGTAAGTATCGGAGCAACCTCGCCGCTCATAGGAGCCCTAAACGAAGTCGAGAAATTACCCACAAACTCAAGTCCTCCGACGACGGGATAAATAAGTCCCAGGCCGTAGCTGGCTCTGCCGTCTTTTCTATCGTTGGCGTTTTCGTATAGGGCTTTTACGGCGGGGCTCATCGAGCTATCCATATCAAAGGACGTTTTTATGCGGTCGTAGCGTAAATTTGCGCTTAAAATCGCATCGTTACTAAACGCGTATTCAAGCAATCCAAACCCAGCGACGTCAAGCTGTTTGGTTCTTAGCCTGTTGCGTACGCTAGGGCCTTTGTTTACGCTTTGATACACGCTATCCCAGTCCTCGTAATAAAAATCCACGCCGTAGGTTTGGGTTAGGTTGTCGCCTATAAATTTACCGATAAATTTGCCGCCGTAGACCTTCGGACCGTTTACGTAGTTATCGACTTGTCTAGGCGAAAACGAGCCGATGTAGGGCCTTATATTTAGGTGTGTGTAAAGCTCTCTGTAATACAAGCTAGAATCTAATATAAATTTGTCGTTTATGTTGCCTTCGTAGTTTAGCGCTACGTATTTTTCTCTAAGAGGCGCTTCTTTTATGTACTTTTGAAAACCTCTTGTGTTTGCCGTTCCGGGAGCGCCGACCGCCGTACCGACTACGCCGCGCTCGGACTCGGTGTATCTAGTTACGAGCTCAAGCCTGTGAAAATCGGCAAAGCTATATCCGCCTTTAAAATCAAGGCTTCGGTAGTTATACCTTGTATTTGGGATTTTGCCCGCCGGAGTGTCGTAGTCCTTGCCGTGTTTGTAGTTTAAGCCCAGCAATGCGTCAAACCCGTGTCCGACTACGCCGAGTTGCAAGCGGCTTTGCACGCCTTTGTTCGCGCTTTGATATTGGGTGCTTAGATACGTATCAGATAGCGCCCAGTCGCCGTGCACGTCCCCGCTAGCTCTTTTGGTGACTAAATTTACTATGCCGCCAAAG
Coding sequences within it:
- a CDS encoding TonB-dependent receptor: MQRKIVLSLALVSVLAAAQDEVGLKSLEGVTVTAQRSSQSVDEISKSVSVVDKETIERKLGKSVPDLIGEAPGVSIVNEGIDSGTVNVRGFSSSDYRVPMFVDGLRFRGRPAFEYSIFTPDQIERIEIIRGPASTLYGTDAFGGIVNLVTKRASGDVHGDWALSDTYLSTQYQSANKGVQSRLQLGVVGHGFDALLGLNYKHGKDYDTPAGKIPNTRYNYRSLDFKGGYSFADFHRLELVTRYTESERGVVGTAVGAPGTANTRGFQKYIKEAPLREKYVALNYEGNINDKFILDSSLYYRELYTHLNIRPYIGSFSPRQVDNYVNGPKVYGGKFIGKFIGDNLTQTYGVDFYYEDWDSVYQSVNKGPSVRNRLRTKQLDVAGFGLLEYAFSNDAILSANLRYDRIKTSFDMDSSMSPAVKALYENANDRKDGRASYGLGLIYPVVGGLEFVGNFSTSFRAPMSGEVAPILTFSGSEAYLPNPDLNIEKGVTYEAGLRYTDKALRSNLIFYTGDYKDLIVERNWQSGGVTYYQSQNVNRAKISGAEFDLAYKILSNLEFKTNLAYTRGKNKQTGKPLPEIAPLSGRVAVSYSPEFFANSYIEYSGDWAARKTRIDDSVERERAGYFVHNLYFGKSLGKLGFLKDFSLNFDVENIFDKEYAPSLSYELISQPRSASNPLINPGRNFKLGFKASF